The sequence GAGAGCCAAAGAAGAAGGGAAACAAATATCCATCGTCACCACTCCTTCGGCTCCTTCGGCCTCCGACTCCGTGAAATGTGTCGTGACGGACAGTGGTTGTCTCAAACAGGCCAAAGCACAGGGCAAGAAGGTCGAGATCGTGGACGAAGCAGAACTGGACACTCTCCGCTGCTCTATGTCCGATGGAGACTGTCTGAAGCGCGCAAAGTCATCAGGGAAAAAGGTAGAAATTGTTGACTGATCAAAATAGCCGACACTCTCAAGAGGCTGCCTGAACAGATCTTGGCCCTCCCTCAGATACTCGAACGATTTTCAGCGGCAAGCACCTCTTCGGCATGAGCGATCGCATCTTGCAATACCTTAAAGCTCTTACCTGGCCGCCCAACTTTCGGCAGGTCTCTTAGAAACCGAGAGGCCGCATCCACCAGTACCTGCAGCGTCCCCTTCATATCTGCTACCTCACTTGGGTTTTCTACCCCGGCCGCGCGAGCCATCGCCAATCGTCGACGTGGCCCCACATAGGGTTCGGGAGCAATGGGATTATCCTTTTCAAGCTCAGGCCGTCTAAATATCATGCTAGTCCCTCCAGAGACCCCAGCAAGGTACCACAGGTCGTGTTGATTTTCAGCGCAGCCGAGGAGCGATTACTACGACAACCTTACGCCGGACATCGGCAAGTTAAGGACGTGAACTTAGCTCCCTTGCCCGCCCTTTCGCGGGAGAGTATAGTGAAGCTCATGAGTCGGTTCAGCTCCAGAACATTGT is a genomic window of Candidatus Nitrospira kreftii containing:
- a CDS encoding hypothetical protein (conserved protein of unknown function) encodes the protein MIFRRPELEKDNPIAPEPYVGPRRRLAMARAAGVENPSEVADMKGTLQVLVDAASRFLRDLPKVGRPGKSFKVLQDAIAHAEEVLAAENRSSI
- a CDS encoding hypothetical protein (conserved protein of unknown function) — protein: MKGFAFWLALFGLSFGASVAQAEGLFDKMLDRAIDSAERKTQNRINQRIDQTIDKGINKTEQTMQCVATDQECFKRAKEEGKQISIVTTPSAPSASDSVKCVVTDSGCLKQAKAQGKKVEIVDEAELDTLRCSMSDGDCLKRAKSSGKKVEIVD